A window of Daucus carota subsp. sativus chromosome 2, DH1 v3.0, whole genome shotgun sequence genomic DNA:
ACCGAAAGTAGCTAAGCAAGACAAGAAGAAGAAACCACGAGGTCGCGCTCACAAGCGTATGCAGTACAATCGCCGTTTCGTCACCGCCGGTAACTATTTTCTCGCGGACTTGTTTTTTTGTTGCGTTTGAAAGTTTGTTGTTGTATTTTACattattgattttgatcaagGCAGTTGTTAGGATTGAGTGAGAATATGTGTGTTGTGTTGATAAGCCGTATGTCGAGATCTGGAGAATGCGTTTTGCTGTTACGATTGTACTAGACAGTCTAGAGTTAGAGGTTATGATTCCGTTTGCAAAGGTCATAAACAAATAgggaaaattaaaataatactgCAATTGTATTATATAGTCACCAATAAAATACAGATTCCCAATTATTGGGTGTGGTGTTTGTGGCTCAATCAATGATGTGTGGTATATTAAGCCAAGACTTCCACGTATAGTGCTAAGAAGGCCTTTACCTACAAAAGTTTAGGTTGATTAAGATTATTAAAACAGAACATGTATatacttagagcaagtccaacagcttcCCTGAATGAACTCATAAGCTTAAGTATAGGGAATGTGACATTAAATGTTGCTCgaacagtgtcctagtgattccctatatcactaggacatccTCAAAATCACTAGTTATTTCCTATTTTTAGGTAACCACGATCCATCCCCTATTtcatttttcggaataaaaaattcattctcATCCATTTTTACACTCTTGGTCCCCACTATTTTTATActacttatatttttttgtccCCACAATTTCCCCTTtctaagttaaaatatattataataaggaTGAGGAACGAATATAGGAATTGTTGTTGGAGTTGACATACAAATTAGtgatcctaaatcactaggatcctttattttataatatataggaATGCattaggacactgttggacttgcccTTACTCCGCTTAATTTTCAGTATAAAAATACTTATGTTCGCATAAAGTTAAAGTAGAGTGAATTCTCATTTGCGAAATTGTCAAAAACCTTTTCTTAACAAGTAATGTAGAATATTTTGTGTGCCACTGGTAGGGTAGTACAATGTATATATCCAAGTGATGGAAACATATTgggtttgttgggaacctcccCCCTGCTTAAATCTTCCTTTTGTCAATATATATCTTCACAGGGTAGCTGTATTCATTCATTTCACAGGAGCGCCAGATGATTTCTGAATTAATATGTTTTCAGAATTAATATCTGTGTACAAAGTATGAAATAGTTTGTAGAGATATACAGTTGAGCTTGAACATAATAGGTATTTTGCAAGCCATGCAGTTTTTCAACGTCTTATTGTATATATGTGTTCTAGGAATGTGGTGATATTGTGTACAAGTTATTCAGCTGTAGGCATTTTTTGTAGTATGATCTTTTGAAACTGTCTTGTTTTACATTCTCAGCTATAGGCATTTTTTGTAGTATGATCTTTTGAAACTGTCTTGTTTTGCAAATTGTTATGGTTGcattatttaattgataaacTGAGCGCTGCTTTACAATATTGCAATGTACTGTCATGTATGATATGAATTGTACTCGAACTGTTGGAAAATCCTGTATCTTGTGTTAGTCGGTAAATACAAGAAAATACAATATATCCTTTTGATGTtgcattttttttgatattacatTATCACCTACTCTAGGTTCTAATGCATGCAATAATTTTCTGTTTTGCAGTAGTTGGTTTTGGAAAGAAGAGAGGCCCCAATTCATCAGAGAAGTAAGCTCTGTAATGCCAGATATTATTGTGCAACCTTTTTAGTAGCTTAGTAAATGCACTTGAGACATTTGTTCGAGTCAAGGCAGGATGTATTTGCATTTTGGTGTATTATGAGCATTATATATGGCTCATTGAAGAATTTCTTCTATTGGATTATCTAAGATCTTGCTTACAGAGTAGCAAAATATAAGCTAGCAGTACTTATTGGTTTTATGACTTGAAGAATAGTGATTATGTTTTATTACTGCAAAAACAAATTCATGGCATTTAAAGTGCTGTGAAGATTTTGTAAGAATTTTATTTCGTtagttattataataatatttataatattaaaatgtatttttttcttttgtcaaaaaaatgcgtgcaaacagttaACATAAGCAAATGAGAAGGATGGAGAGAgtatgattaatgaagctcatgGTGAAACTATGATCATGCTTGAAGTAACCAAACTTACAGTATATGATTATATTGAAGTGACAAACTTATATAATTTATGTCATTATGTGTTCATGTTTGCATAGAAGTAGATAAAAGTCATTACTTAACAGTAATTACGACACGTAATAATTTATCACCGTAATTTCACAGCTTAAATACccaaaaaaacaataatattgcCCGCAAGACGCTGGACACATAAGCCAAACACGGACATAGACCATCCCATTCTGTAGGTACGCGCGCGTCCAAGCACGCGCAAACTCTGTCTCCCTCTTCCCAAACGTCAAGCCATTCTTTCGGACGTTTCAATCTGGTGAAAATTCTTGCTACATGGAACACCAATTCATCAATGCATCTGCACACATACACAACATGCAAACAATGTATCAAACGGAAACAGTGATGTGATGGAATAAAATATAAGGTGACAGAGCCCGCTAATATTTCTCTCATCATACATTCATTTGTTTCCATTTCAACAAAACTTGTCCCGGTCAGATTTATCGCTGCTACAAAAGTGTGAACCCCATCAATTTATCTTTAGAACGCAAACACTTCTTACTATGCATTTTTTCCTCATTTCTGCATAAATGCCTCACATTTAATTCTTGTCCTTATACATTCTTTCATATCTTACTCTTTTACATCAGCTGCGGATCAGTGTCTTGAGGATTCTTAGCTTGTTTCGACACAGACCCACCTGTCCTATTTCACAGTCTCGATTTCTTGTGGTTGTCTGACTTTAAACACACACCGAGACACTATTGACAGATTTATCactgtaatttttttgaatgtgATAGCCTCCTGAAAATTTGTGAGTGAAGATGCAGACAAGATCGGTGGCAATGGAGGAAGGTAAAGAGCTTCCAATGCCATCAAGGACAATCCAGGCGAGGGTTCTGCCTTTGAAactacttttattttttttgctatttcTTGGTGTAGGCATTGCCTTCATAATTATTAGCATGCTTATGAGCCGGCATTTTTATGTTGATAATGTTATCATCCCGGCAACAAGTAACAGAGTTCAGCCTTGCTTTCAAGAACCACTTAGTTTTAGGAGTTGGATTAAGCCACCGTCAACTGTGTGGCATACTATGAATGATTCTCAGCTCTTTTGGCGGGCTTCATTTGATCCTCAGATCACATCGTACCCTTTCAAGAGGGTCCCCAAAATTGCGTTTATGTTCTTGACAAGGGGACCATTGCCTATGGCTCGCCTGTGGGATAGGTATTTTAAGGGGCACGAAGAACATTATTCTGTTTATATACATGCGCTGCCTAGTTATGTTGAAGATTATCCTCCTTCTTCAGCTTTTTATCGGAGGCAAATTCCTAGTCAGGTATCGACTATCactatattttctcctttcTATACACAAGCTTGAATATGTTTTATACAATGGAGAGTAAATGAAGGCCACTCTCCTTCTTGGTTGTTTCTCTTTGCACAAATTTCTCTGTAGTTATTCAAACAGAAAATAGATTGTGATTTGTGGTTTACTCTGCAATCTAGACAACTATAAATGAGAGCCTGGTTGAATTTTGCAGAGAACTGAAATCAGGCACTATGTTGGGTTTTCAAAGAGCCATCTGGCTTGTTTCATATTCACTTGTCACTTTCTTGTTAGATATGATTGTCGTTGTAACTAATCTTGAATCCGACTTGTACGTAGGTTGCAGAGTGGGGAATGATGAGCATGTGTGATGCGGAGAGAAGACTCCTTGCCAATGCATTGCTTGATATATCAAATGAATGGTTCATTCTCCTGTCTGAGGCATGCATACCTCTTCAGAGCTTTCCCATTGCTTACCTCTACTTATCAATATCTCATACAAGTTATATGGGGTCATACGATGATCCTGGACCCTTTGGCAGAGGACGCTATAACGATAACATGGCACCGCTAGTCAACCTCAGTGATTGGCGTAAAGGGTCACAGTGGTTTGAAGTAAACAGAAAACTGGCAATTGACATTGTCAAGGACGACACTTATTACCCGATATTTGAGAAATTCTGCAGACCAGCGTGTTACGTGGATGAGCACTATTTTCAGACAATGCTGAGCATCCAGTCCCCTCATCTTTTGGCAAATAGAAGTTTAACATGGACTGATTGGTCTCGAGGCGGTGCTCATCCTGCCACATTTGGGGCAGCTGATAtggaaaagaaattttttaagaaTATTATTGAAAAACAGAAGTGCATGTTTCATAATCAGACATCCTCGGCTTGTTTTCTTTTTGCAagaaagtttgctccaagtgcATTAGATACATTACTAGCACATTCATTTGAATTTTTTGGGTATTGACAAGATCTCCGCATTCTGGATAATTACAGAGTCTTTTACTACACAATTGTATGATCTTACAATGTAATGTGACACTAGTGACTGGTATATGTAATTTGCAGTTGGAATAGTTTCTTGTGTTCAATACAGACACTTCTTCTCATGAGTTTCATGTTGTCTCTGTTATTTAAACCTCTATGAAATATCAGAGGTGTTTGGGGATTGCTACATACAGGTACCTTACAATTCTTCGTGATAATCGTCCTTCACCTGAGGATTTTCTGATTGGATTTCAAGAAGGTAACTAGCAGTTAGTGACGCTTGAAGTGCAGCACCAAATGGAAATGCATCCTCATTGATTTCAAAATAAGGTGAGTGTGGTGATGGGAACTTCCCTTTcgtttcatttttcattcccaGGATATAATAGTAACCCGGTATAGCCTCTTGGTAAACTGAAAAATCCTCAGATCCCATCAATGGCTTCATGTCTTCCACATTAGAAATGCCGAGCAAGTCTCCTGCTACGTTCTGGAAGTGTTTGTGCAAGGCCTCATCATTTACAGTAGGAGGGCAAAaatctttttctagaaaattaaCAGTTGCATTGCACCTCTGTACAGCTGCTTGTCCGATAATAACCTGGTAGGAATGAGAATAAATTGATCACAATTTTAGCATTTTTGAACTCAGCTGAagtaatgtttttttatttcttttgttattGATCAATAATGTGTTAATCATCTTAAATCTCACAGCTGGAGCAATGTGCAGGACATTACCTCCTCAATTCGCTGCTTGAGGTGCGCAAATGTTTCCTTGGAGAATGTTCTGAAGGAGCCGCCAATGACTACAGAATCTGGAATAACGTTGAACGCACTGCCACCTTGAAATTTTGCAACTGTAACAACCTAAAGAGTGCGAGTTACATTCTGATTAATGAACCACTAGATTGTCAACCCTGAAAGGCTTATTAAGTGGCATTCAGATTTTAGGCTAGCACTTACAGCAACCTGAGCTCCTGGACTTAGACGAAGTGATAAGCCTACTGGTGTGcgtgtttgtgtgtgtagaCAGAGAGAAGAGTTAAACCTGAGAGTCAAGAGGATCTGCTTCTCGTGAAACAAGGTGCTGTAAACTCACAATTATGTTTGAAGCTGCTAAAATGGGGTCAATTGAATGGTGCGGGATGGCAGCATGACCTCCCTTACCACTTATCACAGCTTCGAAAAAACCATTTGCAGCCAAAAGAGGACCAGACCTGGAAGACACCTTCCCTATAGGTAAATCAGAAGAAACATGCAGACCAAAGATGCCTTTGACATTCTCTAGAATCCCTGAATCCAAAATTTTCGATGCTCCTCCCCCTCCTTCCTCAGCAGgttgaaaaacaagaacaatTGTACCCTGCCAGCCAAGAGGGAAATTCCTCTCATTCAAGTTATTAAGCACCTTACCATAGGATATTTATATGCAGATAACTTCTTAAACTTTGAGCATCAACAAACCAACCATTAAAGATTGGCGATGTTCTTGAAGAATCCTTGCTGCACCAAGAAGCATTGCAACATGACCATCATGCCCACAAGCGTGCATCTTACCGCGAGTTTTGCTCTTGTGCTCCCATTCCACTAGTTCCTTTCAAGAATCAAGAAAACAAAAACCCTTCAGATACCATGcttaatatcatatatttgcATAAACAATGAGCACGCAAGCTACAACGTCATGACTATTAGTACTGCAACAGATAATTTAACAAACCTGCATGGGTAGTGCATCCATATCAGCCCTTAAAGCAACAAAAGGAGCTTCACCAGAGCCAATATATCCAACAATACCAGTAACAGCAACAGGATATCTGTACTTGATCCCCATTTTATCGAGTTCAGCTCTAATAAGCTTGCTGGTCTCAAACTCTTCATATCCCAGTTCTGGATTTTCATGTATTTTCCTTCTTATACTCACCATCCAATCAAATATTTCTGGGCTCTTAGCTATATCAAGaaattctttagaaattttAGAAGAATCTGAGTATATGGGTACTGAACAAAACACTGAAAGATTATAAATCAAGAAAGCTAATATTAATCTCAAGAAAACCATTTTTGCATCCCTGAAAAGGAAGACTGTAATGGGTTTGATTTGCAGAGTCAAGAACAGCAATTATTGTTTTCTTATACGGTgggtaaatttaaatttaaattttaaaaatgtggAATAAAGTGGgcatttatagatagataaatGGAGGGAGACACTTGCTTAACGTTTTTGACTAGCTTTCTTGATGTTTCTGTATAACCGACTCCAGTCTCCACGTGCTTAATTGATTTTGTAACGAGGCTTTTATGCTTCATGTGACTTTATTGAATGTGCAATGCTAGGTGACCCAAAAAAATTTTACCAAATTGTTTTACCAAATGACGTGGCGAACAAGTGGATGATTGTGATTGGGTGATTGGTGTATAT
This region includes:
- the LOC108209471 gene encoding small ribosomal subunit protein eS30z/eS30y/eS30x, translating into MGKVHGSLARAGKVRGQTPKVAKQDKKKKPRGRAHKRMQYNRRFVTAVVGFGKKRGPNSSEK
- the LOC108209469 gene encoding glycosyltransferase BC10 translates to MQTRSVAMEEGKELPMPSRTIQARVLPLKLLLFFLLFLGVGIAFIIISMLMSRHFYVDNVIIPATSNRVQPCFQEPLSFRSWIKPPSTVWHTMNDSQLFWRASFDPQITSYPFKRVPKIAFMFLTRGPLPMARLWDRYFKGHEEHYSVYIHALPSYVEDYPPSSAFYRRQIPSQVAEWGMMSMCDAERRLLANALLDISNEWFILLSEACIPLQSFPIAYLYLSISHTSYMGSYDDPGPFGRGRYNDNMAPLVNLSDWRKGSQWFEVNRKLAIDIVKDDTYYPIFEKFCRPACYVDEHYFQTMLSIQSPHLLANRSLTWTDWSRGGAHPATFGAADMEKKFFKNIIEKQKCMFHNQTSSACFLFARKFAPSALDTLLAHSFEFFGY
- the LOC108209468 gene encoding IAA-amino acid hydrolase ILR1-like 4, which codes for MVFLRLILAFLIYNLSVFCSVPIYSDSSKISKEFLDIAKSPEIFDWMVSIRRKIHENPELGYEEFETSKLIRAELDKMGIKYRYPVAVTGIVGYIGSGEAPFVALRADMDALPMQELVEWEHKSKTRGKMHACGHDGHVAMLLGAARILQEHRQSLMGTIVLVFQPAEEGGGGASKILDSGILENVKGIFGLHVSSDLPIGKVSSRSGPLLAANGFFEAVISGKGGHAAIPHHSIDPILAASNIIVSLQHLVSREADPLDSQVVTVAKFQGGSAFNVIPDSVVIGGSFRTFSKETFAHLKQRIEEVIIGQAAVQRCNATVNFLEKDFCPPTVNDEALHKHFQNVAGDLLGISNVEDMKPLMGSEDFSVYQEAIPGYYYILGMKNETKGKFPSPHSPYFEINEDAFPFGAALQASLTASYLLEIQSENPQVKDDYHEEL